CCCTGCTCGAGACGCTGCTCAAGCAGTGTCTCGTGCTGCTGATCCGGCGGCGCATGCAAGCCGGCGGCGGCCGGGTCTCCTGGCTCCTCCCGGCGGGCGATGAGCGCCTCTCCGCCGCCCTTGCGGCCATGCTAGAGAATTCGGCAGAAGCACACACATTACGGAGCTTATCGCGGAGAGCCGGCATGAGCCGGTCCGCATTCGCACTGCGCTTCACGATCACCTTCGGGCAGCCCCCCATGGCGTTTCTGCGCGATCTCCGCTTGCGCCACGCGGCACGCCTGCTGGAAACGACCGAACTGCCTGTTCAGGCCATTGCCGAAAGCGTCGGCTACACGAGCCGAAGCTACTTCACCCGCGCGTTCAGGACCCTCTACGGAATCGATCCAAGAAGCTTCAGGGCCAGGAAGCGGCGACAGGTTACGCCGCCACCGTCCTGACCGGCGATGACTTACGGATGATCGGGCGCGGCGAGCTGGACGATAGCGCACATTTGCAAGCAATTCGATACAGGTCGAACACTCGCCGGAACCTAACCACCGACGCCTCGTTAGGCCGTGAAATCGCGCGGCATCTACGGCACCCGTGGCGTACCGCTTAGAGGGCTCTCGGCTCGAGGGTGGACGTGCGCAGCGGTCGAACGAAGGGCAAAGGGGAGATAACGCCCCGCCCCATTGACGGTGATGGCGGCGTTCCAGCGATGAGTGCCGGCGAACGTCACTTGCTCGGATCTCCTTCCGACCGAACCGCTCGGTTGATCCGAACACCCTTTTGAACAGGAGGGTCTCATATGGACATGAGCGATCTCTGGATCGGAATGGCAGCCGGCCTTGCCGCCACGGTGGTGCTTTCGGCCCTCATGCTGATGAAGGAAGCCATGAAGATCATGCCGCAGATGGACCTGATCGGCATGATTTCCGGGATGATGAAGATGAATCGCGCCATGGGATGGGTGGTCCACTTCATCGTCGGCACGGTGCTCTATGGCGGAGCCTATGCGTTGGTGTTCGCGCGGCTCTGGCCGGACGTTCATTGGCTCAATGGGATAGCGCTCGGCATCTTCGGCTGGCTGCTCGCCAGTGTCGCTCTGATGCCGATGGCGGACAAGGGCGTCTTCGGCGTGAAGATGGGCGGCATGGCGCCTGTGATGAGCTTCGTCATGCACGTCCTGTTCGGCGCTCTTCTAGGCTGGGTCTACGGCATGCTGAGCGCATGAGAAGCGGTGAACCGGCGTGTTCGAATGCCCATACCGCAGTGGTCGGAAAATCATCGATGCGAGGAGATGCATCACCGCGAGAGTGCAAGGAGGAAGTCATGGGAACGAAGCAGACAGGGCCGGGAGACATTTCCACCGGTACGCGGATTAAGCATATTGGTACCGCAATGGTGAGCAATCTCGTGCATAGAGTGACCGGCGAGGAAGGTCGAGATCGGAACGGGGCGGCATATGTGCTGGAGCAATCCGACGTAGAGGCGCTGATCGAAAACTGGCCCGCCGCCCCGCGCGAGGCTGCTCGTCAGACGATGAGGCAATATGGACCACCCAATCTCGGCGACCCCGTGCGCCTGACATGGTACCGAAACGGACCATGGAAGCGCACCGAAATCACGGCCGACGAGATCGCGCACAATTTCCCGGCGCCGCATACGGACTTCATCACGAACTGGATCGATTATGATGTGCCGATCGAAAAGTTTTCCGAGCTTGCACGCTACGACGGAAGCTGCCTGTTGGACCGGACTGCGGGCGAGGCCGGGGCAC
This genomic stretch from Rhodoligotrophos defluvii harbors:
- a CDS encoding DUF6789 family protein, which encodes MDMSDLWIGMAAGLAATVVLSALMLMKEAMKIMPQMDLIGMISGMMKMNRAMGWVVHFIVGTVLYGGAYALVFARLWPDVHWLNGIALGIFGWLLASVALMPMADKGVFGVKMGGMAPVMSFVMHVLFGALLGWVYGMLSA